GCGCCCTAGCCGCGCGGGGCATTCTGGCTTTCACCATCCGCCACGAGGGCTTCCACACCGCGCAGCCGCACGGTCTTCCCCGCTGGCTGGCCGAGGGCCTGGCCCGGCTGTTCAGCGGCGAGGCGGCGGGGGATTCGGCCGAACCGACCGGCCTGAGCGGCCTGAGTGAAGCACAACTCGATGCGAGGCTACTGGGACGTGCGCCTGGGGAAGCGGGCGAAGCGTACCGGGAGGCCACGCGTCGGGCGAGGACACGGGTGAGGACGTTGGGATGGAGGGCGATCCTGCACGGACGTTGACGCCGCGGCTCAGCCGAGTGCGGAGCCGATTACTCGACCGCCGCCAGTCGCCACAGGCCGAAGGCCGGGCCGTCGGCGGGCAGGGCCACGGTGCCATCTGCACCGGCCTCCACGTCGGGCGTGCCGGCGAGTCCGGTCAGGTGCGTGCCCACCACCCCCACCGGCAACCGCACTGGCTTGTAGGACGCGCGGGCGGCCTGCACCAGCACGGTCTCGCCGGGGGCCTCGCGCAGGAACACCAGCACGTCGTCGCCCACCCACAGCCAGCGCAGGCCGCCGCGCCGCAGGGCCTCGCTGGCGGCGCGGGCCTGGAACAGCGCACGGGTCGACTCCAGCCGGTGCGTATTCCAGCGCTCCGGGTGCGCCCACGGCATCGGAATCCGGGCGTACTCTGGCCCCATGGCCTCCAGGCCCAGTTCGTCGCCGGCATAGATCATGGGCACGCCGGGATACGCGGCGAGCATCCCGAAGGCGACGTCCACCAGCCGCGCATCGCCCAGCAGCGAGGCGATGCGGTGCGTGTCATGCGAGCCGATCAGGTTCATGGCGTGCAGCGTGGCCTGCCACGGCGTCACGCCCGAGACCGCGCGCATGGCGGCCACGACGGGGCCACCCGGCAGGTTGGGCAGCACGGGGTACTTGGTGTGCCGGTAGGGCTGCTCCTGCGGGGGCAGCAGCCACTGCCACAGCGGTCTTGTGAAGGCCGCGTAGTTCATGGTGCCCTGGTAGCCGTCGCCCAGCAGGTCGCGGCTGGCGTCGTGGTTGGATTCGGCCTGGAGGAAGTTCTCGGACGTGACCGAGGCCATCGTCTTACGGATGGTGGTGGCGACCAGATGGCTGAGGTTGATGTCCCCGTGGATGCCGGTCATGTTCGCCACGTCGATGCGCCACGCGGCCAGCGCCTGCGGCCCCAGCCAGCGCGCGACCACCGAGTCGGGGCCGTCGTACAGGCGGCGGCGCAGCTCGGCGCTGCGGTGGTCGAAGATCGGCATCTCCGGCATGCCCCACCACGCGTCGTAGGCGTGCGGGTGCTCGGTGTAGAAGAAAAAGCCCGCCTCGGCAGAATCGGGATCGGCCAGTCCGGCCTGGAACCACTCATGCGTGTTGCCGCAGTGGTTGGTGGTCAGGTCCCCCATGAGGTGCATGCCGCGCTCACGCGCCGCCGCCGACAGCCGGGCCATCGCTTCGTCGCCGCCCAGCAGGGGATCGACCTCGTTGAAGGTCGAGGCGTTGTAGCGGTGGTTCGACTCGGCCGGGAAAAACGGCGTGAGGTAGATGGTGCCGACGCCCAGCGACGCCAGATGGTCGAGGTGCGCCGCGACGCCGTCGAGGTCGCCGCCGTAGAACTGGCGCGGCGTGTCCGGTCCCTCCCCGATGACCGGGTCGTCCCAGTCCGCCGGCACCGCCCACGCTGGGGCCGACCGCTCCACCGCCCGGGCGAAGCGGTCGGGGAAAATCTGGTACATGGTGTCGGTCGCCCACGACGGCGGCGGCTCGAACACGCTGATGCGGAAATCGGCGGCATCAGGCACGTCATGCTGCTGCAGGCCGGAACCGTTGAGCCACTGGTAGCCGTAGGGGCCGCCGTCGAGCAGCCAGCGGTAGCTCACGACCGGGTTCACCACGGGCAGCCGGGCGCGCAGCCACGTATCACGGGCCGTGCGCCGGTCGAGCGAGGCGGCCACGAGTTCCGGCTCGCCGTCATTGATGACCCGAACCCAGGCACTCGTGACGTCACTGCCGTGGGGCACCCGCAGCAGCACGTCCACCGTGCCACCCAGCCGGGCGTGCGGCTCGGGCACATACGTTTCCGAGCCGTCGTGATGGGGGAAAAGCCAGTGCGCTCCGGACATATCAGGCTCCTCGTGAAGACGTGTTGCCGCATCTTCCCATAGAGCCAGCGGATCCGTCAGCCCGTCTTTAAGTCGCCGGAATGGACACCGGCTCTGCACCATCTCCACCGCGCGCCTGCCTATCCAGGCCAGATCTCACTTGCCCGTGAACAGCCGACCCACCGCCCGGATGAATTCGTCCCGCCGTTCCAGTTGCTCGGACGTGTAGCGCTCGCGCAGTCTGGCGTCTTTGAAGGCGGCCACATCCTGGCCAGGAGACAGCGCCCACGTTTCCAGCGGTATGCAGGCGATTCGCATGTCTGAACCCCACTCGTTGGCGGGCAACCCCGCCGCCCGAGCCGCCAGCGGCCACGTCGCGTCGATCAGGCGGTCGCCGCCGGGCTCATGCAGCACGAGGTAATTATGGATGTCGATGACCAGCTCACCGTTCCACGCCGCCAGTTCAGGCGCCGCGCCCTCGGGCAGCCGGATTTCCTGTGTGCAGGCGTAGATGGTGCTGGACAGGCCCAGTTCCGCGTACAGCGCCGCAAGCAGTTCATGCTTGGTCGAGCAGGTGCCACACCACTCGTCAATCACAGTTTCGGGCGCGTGCGTGCTGGCCCGCGCGTAGGGCATGTCGCGCACGAGTTCAAAGACCTCTCGTTCGTCAGGCAACGTGTCACCGGAACGCTGGCCCCGCCGCACAGCTTCGGCATGGAGGAGAGAAGCGAGGGCACGGGTCATAGATGGATCTGAATGGGCGGCGGCAGGACGGCATCAGCGACTCCGTCTCCGAAATGGAGTACCCGTAGAACTTTGTGGGGGCCACCAATTCCCTGGAGCGTCACCTCCTCTCCTACCCTTGGGATGACATAAAAGCCAAATCGTCCTACAGGCTGGCCGTTGTGAACCACGTCTACCGCAATCAAGTTCATGGTTGACCTCCGCCGACAGAATGGCCGAGTCCATGTGACCGCGCCGTGACCGGCTGTTAGCCGAAGTACCCCAGCAGGTCGATCAACGTCCGCGCATACTCATCGGGCTTGATCCCGCGCTTCTCGATTTTCACGCTAGGGGGGAAGGTCTGAACCTCAGTCTTATGCGGATACCGTTTTAGCCCGGCGGCGTCGTAATCCAGTGTCTTGTAGGCGAAGGTGACCTGAAGTTCCGTCATGGTGCCGCCGATGCTCAGCACGCGCTTGGCGGCGGCGGTGAGCCTCAGCTTAGCGAGGTCGATGAAGTTCTGGACTTCCGGCGTGGGCGGCCCGTATTTCTTGCGGAGGTCGCGCTCGACACGGGAAATGGCCTGAAGGGTGCGGCTGTCGCTCAGGCGACCATAGGTGGCGATGCGCGCTTCCTCGTCCTGCTCGAAGTATTCGGGACTGAGGCGGGCGTTGATCGGGAGGTCGATGCTGATGTTGACGGGGGCCTGCATCTTCTCGCCCTTGAGTTTAGCCACGGCCTCGGCCAGCATCTCGGTGTACACGTCGATGGACACGGCCTGAACGTGTCCGTGCTGCTCCTCGCCGAGGATGTTGCCGACGCCGCGGATCTCCATGTCCTTTTCGGCCAGCAGGTGGCCCGAGCCGAGGTCTTGCAGGTCGGCGATGGCCCACAGGCGGCGCTGGGCGTTCTCGGTCAGGCGCGGCGGGTAGAACAGGTACGCGTAGGCGCTGACGCTGCGGCGACCCACCCGGCCCCGGAGCTGGTAGAGCTGCGCCAGGCCCAGCCGGTCGGCGCGTTCGATCAGGATGGTGTTCGCCTCGGGGATATCCAGGCCGGTCTCGACGATGGTGGTGGACAGCAGCACGTCGAAGGCGCCCTGCTCGAAGCCCAGCATGATCTCCTCCAGCTCCTCCTCGTTCATGCGGCCGTGCGCGACGCCGATGCGCGCCTCGGGCACGAGCGTTCGGAGGTACAGGCTGCGGGCGGCGATGCTGGCAATCCGGTCGTGGATGTAGAAGACCTTCCCGCCACGCTCGATCTCGGACACGATGGCGTCGCGGACCGTGATCGGGTCGAAGGGCGTGAGTACCGTCTGAATGGGGCGGCGGCCCTTGGGAGGCGTCTGGATGCTGCTCATGTCGCGCAGGCCGACCATGCTCATGTACAGCGTGCGGGGAATGGGCGTGGCCGAGAGGGCCAGGGTGTCCACGGCCCGGATGCCCTCGGGAATCTCGATCTTCCCTTCCTTGGTGATGGGCGGCAGGCCGCGCAGGGCGCGCAGCTTTTCCTTCTGCGATACCCCGAAGCGGTGTTCCTCATCCACGATGATCAGGCCCAGATCCTTGAATTCGATGTCGCCGGACAGCAGGCGGTGCGTGCCGATCAGGATGTCGACCTTGCCGGCCTTCAGGTCGCTGAGGATCTGGCGGGCGTGCTGCGGGCTGGTGAAGCGTGACAGGCCCTCGACGCGCACGGGCAGGCCCTTGAAGCGCTCGATGAAGGTACTGGTGTGCTGCTCGGCCAGCAGGGTGGTGGGCACCAGGATGGCGACCTGTCGTCCGTGGCCGACGACGCGGTGCGCGGCGCGCAGGGCGACCTCGGTCTTGCCGAATCCCACGTCGCCCGAGATCAGGCGGTCGGCCGGGTTGGGTTTCTCCAGGTCGCGCATGGTGTCCTTCAGGGCCACGACCTGATCGGCGGTGAGGTCGAAGCTGAAATTCTTCGCGATCTGCTCGTCCCACTCGGGCTGCGGCGGAAAGGCATTGCCGGGCGTGACCTGCCGCGCGGCGTACTGCACGAGCAGTTTCCCCGCGACCTCCTCGGCGTTCTTGCGAGCCTTATCCTTGGCCCTGGCCCAGTCCTTCTTGTCGAAGCTGCTCAGCACGGGCGGATCGTCGGTGGTGCCGGGGTGACGGCGCAGCACCGGCAACTGTTCGATGGGCACGCGCAGGTGCGCGCCATTCCGGTATTCCAGATCGAGGTAATCGCGCGTGACGCCCAGCACCGTCAGCGTTTCCAGCCCCAGGAACTGCCCGATGCCGTGCTCCGGGTGGATCAGGTAATCTCCGACGTGCAGGCCCAGCGCGTCAGTGACGGGTTTGCCGCCCAGCCGCTTTCCGCGCAGGGCGCTGCCGCCCTGGAAGCCGTAGATCAGGTCTTCCGTCAGGATGACTGTGCGGTGCTCGGGAATGGCGAAGCCACCCTCGCCGGCCGCGCGCAGGAAGCCCACCTGCCCTTCCTCCACGCGCGGGATCTTCAACCAGGGAATCTCGTGCGTGTTCAGCAGTTTGTCGGCGAGGTAAGCGGCAGTGCGGTCATGGCGCACGAGGATCAACACGCGGTAGCCCGCCTGCCGCCACTCGGTCACGTCGCGTTCCAGGTCGTTCAGCCGGGCGCGGTAAAAGGGCAGGGCGGTCAGGCCGGTGTCGAGATCCGGCAGGCCCAGTGGCGCGCGGCCAAACGAAGTGACCTCCCGCGCCGCCAGCCTGGGCCACAGCGTGTCGGTCAGGATGCCCAGGCTGCTCGCGTAGAACTCGGGCGAATCCAGGAACACCCGGCCCGGCAGCAGTTCCAGGCGCGTGGCGTCCCACTTCACTTCCGTCAGGTACTCGGGCGTTGGCTCCAGGATGAAGAACTGCGCCTTCTCGCCGGTCAGTTCGCCGGGGGCCAGCAGCCGCAGGGTGTCGAGTTCATCGCCGAAGAACTCGGCGCGCACCCACAGACCGGCCTCGGCCTCGGCGGGCAGTCCCGCACCGGGCGCGAGGCGCAGTTCCAGCGTGTCGCCACGCAGCTCGTAGCCGGGTTCCTCTCCACGGTCGTACCCCAGCCGTTCCAGGCGCTCCAGCAGCGCTTCACGCGGGTAACTGCTTCCCACCCGCAAGTTCAGGGCGTGATCCTCCGGACGGGCCGGGAACAGGTCGAGGGCCGTGTTCACGTCCAGCACCACGTGCTCGTGCCGGGCGTCCCAGTCGCGTAGGCCGGGATTCACGGTCACCGGCGCCCCCAGGGCGCCCGCCGTGGCGTAACTGCCAAGGCGATCCGGCGTGGTCAGCAGCACGGCCGGCCCCGGAAACGCCGCGAACAGCGCCGCCCGCGCCACCTGCGGAAGCAGCAGCAGGTTTCCGGGCGGAGCGGCGGGCAGCAGTTTCGACAGGTTGGGCGCGGCGACAGTCACCTGAAGAGTTTACGCGCCGTGACCACAGCGAACCGAGAGCGAAAAGACTTAGGCAAGGTCAGCCGGGATGGGCACCCAGCCACCACTGCGCCAGCGCGAGCGCCCCCATCAGCAGAAAGGTGATGACAGGCAGCCACCGCCGCAGCCACGCACGAGTCCGGTCGTTCATCCCAGCAGCATGACACCTGCGCTGCGGGCAGGGAACACTACCCCACCGTCATGCCCGCCCATGGCAGCGTTCAGATCGCTATGCTCCACCCATGTCCCTGCCCAACCCGCCGCGTCGGCATGCTTTGAGGCGCATGCTGATCGCGCTCGTCATCGGAAGTGCAGCCGGCCTGCTCACCCCGCCCACCTGGACGCTCGATGCCCGCCTTCTCACCGGCTGGATCGTCGTGTGTACCGCCGTCATGGTTCAGCTGTGGCCCAAGATGATGCGGTCCGGCCCCGCCCGCACCCGAGAACTCGCCACCCTCGAAGACGATTCCCGCGCGCTGGCGGGAACCATCACCACCACCGCCGCCGTCGTCAGTCTCGTCGGCGTGGGTTTTCTCCTCTCGGATGCGCACAGCAGCAAGGGCGCCGCCGAATTCCTGTACACCGGTCTGGCGGTTCTGACGGTCGCCGCGTCGTGGCTGCTCGTGCAGACCGAGTACACCCTCCACTACGCCCGCAGGTACTACCGCGACGGCCGTGGCATCGTGTTTCCTCAGGGTGACGGTGAACTCGAGGAACCCACCTACTGGGATTTCGCGTACCTCGCCGTCACCATCGGCATGACGTATCAGGTCAGCGACACCGACCTCAACACCCGTGGCATGCGCCGCCTGCTGCTCGGCCACGCCATCCTCTCCTTCGTGTTCGGCACCGTGATCATCGCCGTCACCATCAACGGCATCGCGGGCCTCATCCAGTAGCGCCCGCCCAGCACCAGACGCGACAGCAACGAACACCCCCGGCCGGAGCCGGGGGCGCACCCATTCGACGGTTTTAGCCGAGGCGTTTGATCGCGCGGGCGGACAGCACGTCCACGAGATGAGCGCGGTAGTCGGCGCTGGCGAAGCGGTCACCGAGCAGGTCTCCGGCGTCCACGAGGCTAGTGGGGACGGCCGTCCCGTTCTTCACGGCGTCTTCCAGCTTCGTCAGGCGGTGGGCGCGTTCGGCCGCGCCGGTGTACGCGGCGCGCACCTCGCCGTCGGCATGGCGGGCCACGGCGACACCGACCACGGCGTAGTGGCTGGCGGGGTGCCGGAACTTCTCGTAGGCCGAGGCCTGGATGGTCGCGGGAATGCGGATGTGCGTGAGGAGTTCGCCCGGCTGGACGGCGCTCTCGAACATACCGGTGAACATGTCGTCGGCCTTCACCGTGCGCTCGCCATTCGGGCCACGGATGACGAATTCCACGCCGAGGGCGAGGGCGGCGGCGGGATAATCGGCGCTGGGATCGGCATGGGCGAGGCTGCCGCCGATGGTGCCCCGGTTGCGAACCATCGGGTCACCGACCCACCCGGCGACTTCGGGGAACAGCGGGAGGTCGCTGCGGAGCACGTCGGCGTGGGTGGTCATGGCGCCGACCACGAACCAGTCGCCGTCGCGGGTGATGCCCTTGAGTTCCTTCAGACCCCACACGTCGAGCAGGGCGGGCGGCTGGGCGAGGCGCAGTTTCATGGCGGGCAGCAGCGAGTGGCCGCCGGCGATGATCTTCAGGTCGGGATTGGCGGCGAGGGCCTGGATGGCCTGGTCGACACTTTCGGCTTTCTGGTAGTCGAAGTTCGCTGGGTACATGGATCCCTCCGGGACGGAGCCATGAGCTGTGGGCTCTGGTCGATGGGGCGGCGGCGCTGGGGCTCTGGACAGTCGGCCCGTCTCAGTCGTCGGCCGCCTGCGGCTGGCTGCCGCGAGCGTCGCGGATGGCCTTCCAGACTTTCTCGGCGGTGTACGGCATGTCGAGGTGCGTGATGCCACATTCCGTCCAGAGGGCGTCCATGACGGCGCTGGCCACGGCGGCGGTGCTGGCGATGGTGCCGGCCTCGCCGATGCCCTTCACGCCCAGGGGGTTGTGCGGGCTGGGGGTGACGGTGTGCCCGATCTGGAAGGTGGGCACGTCGTCGGCGCGGGGCATGGCGTATTCCATGTACGTTCCGGCCAGGAAGTTGCCCTCGTCGTCGTACGCGGCGTCTTCCAGCAGGGCCTGACCCATGCCCTGCGCGATGCCGCCGTGCACCTGCCCCTCGGCGATCAGGGGATTGATGAGCGGACCGCAGTCGTCCACGCAGCCGTAGTTGCGGAGCTTCACGTGGCCGGTGTCGGTGTCGATCTCGACGACGGCGATGTGGGTGCCGAAGGGGTAGACGAAGTTCTTGGGGTCGTAGAAGGCGGTGGCTTCCAGGCCCGGTTCGAGGTCCTCGGGGTAGTTGTGCGCGAGGTGGGCCATCAGGGCGATGTCGAAAAAGGTCTTGCTCTTCTCGGGCGCGCCCTTGATGCGGAACACGCCGCCCTCGTGCTCGACGTCGTCCACGCTGGCTTCCAGCAGGTGCGCGGCGATCCTCTTCATCTTGGTGGTGATCTTGCCCAGGGCCATCTTCAGGGCCGAACCGCCCACGGCGGCCGAGCGGCTGCCATAGGTGCCCCAGCCGTAGGGCATGCGGCCGGTGTCGCCGTGAATGAGGTCGATGTCCTCGATGGGAATCTGGAGTTCATCGGCGGCGATCTGAGGGAAGGCGGTCTCGTGACCCTGGCCGTGGCTGTGGCTGCCGGTGAACAGTTCAACCTTGCCGGTGGGGTGCACGCGCACCAGGCTCGATTCCCACTGTCCGGCCTGCGCGCCGAGCTGCCCGACGAGCGCGGAGGGCGCCAGTCCGCAGGCTTCGAGGAAGGAGATCAGGCCCACGCCCATGATCTTGTTGCTGCCCTTGCCGCGCTTCTGTTCCTCGCGCAGGCCGGCGTAGTTCATCATGTTCATGGCCTTGTCGAGGGCCGGCTCGTAGTTGCCGCTGTCGTACACCAGCGCCACCGGCGTCTGGTACGGGAACTCGTTCTCCTGGATGAAGTTCTTGCGGCGAAACTCGGCCGGATCCATGCCCAGCTCGTGGGCGGCCATGTCCACGATGCGCTCGATCAGGTACGTCGCCTCGGGGCGGCCCGCGCCACGGTAGGCGTCCACGGGCACGGTGTTCGTCATGACGCCCGTGACCTTGGCGTGAATGGCGGGCATCTTGTACACGCCGTTGAGCAACGTGCCGTACAGGTAGGTGGGCACGGCCGGGGCGAATAGGGTCTGGTACGCGCCGAGGTTCGCCAGGGTATTCACGCGGAAGCCGAGGATCTTGCCGTCGTCGCTCACGGCAAGCTGCGCGACCGTTTCGTGGTCGCGGCCCTGCACGTCACTTACGAAGGCCTCGCTGCGGCGGGCCGTCCACTTCACGGGGCGGCCCAGCAGGCGGGTGGCGAGCAGCACGATGACCTCTTCCTGGTACTGGAAGATCTTCGTGCCGAAGCCGCCGCCCACGTCGGGCGAGATCACGCGCAGCTTGTGCTCGGGGATGCTCATCACGAACGCCGCCAGGATCAGGCGGTGGATGTGCGGGTTCTGCGATGTGGTGTACAACAGGTATTCGCCGCTGGCGGGCGTGAACTGAGCGAGGCTGGAGCGCGGCTCGATGGGATTGGCGACCAGGCGGTGGTTCTTGAGCTGCACGCTGATCTTGCGGGGCGCGGCGTTGAAGGCCTCGGTGGTGGCGGCCTCGTCGCCGATCTCCCAGTGGAAGGCCACGTTGCCGGGCACGTCGTCGTGCACCAGCGGGGCGCCGTCCTTCACGGCGGCACCGGCCGTAGCCACGGCGGGCAGCGCGTGATAGTCCACTTCCAGGGCGGCGGCGGCGTCCTCGGCCTGGGCGCGCGTCTCGGCGATCACGACCGCGACGATGTCGCCCACGTGGTTCGCTTCATCCAGGGCGATGGCCGGGTGGGCCGGGGTCTTGAGCTCCGGCAGCAACCAGCCGACCGGAATGCTGCCCAGGCCGGCCTCCTTGACGTCCTGGCCAGTGAGGACACGCACCACGCCGGGCAGATCCTTCACGGAGTCCGTGTTGATGGCGACGATCTTCGCGTGCGGGTACGGGCTGCGCACCATGGCACAGTGCAGCGCGCCGGGAATGACGATGTCGTCGGTGTAGTTGCCGGTGCCGGTGATGAAGCGCGGATCTTCCTTGCGCTTCAGGGCCTGCCCGAAGTACTTCTCGCTTCTGCTGTCCGTCATGGGGTGGGGCCTCCCTGGGGGCGAGGGGATGTGCGGGGCCGGAAGTCAGGACAGGGAAGCTCAGTCGTCGGCGGCCTGCGTCTGCGCGCCCTGCATGGCCTTGGCAGCATGCTGCACGGCCCGGACGATGTTGTGGTAGCCGGTGCAGCGACAGTAGTTGCCTTCCAGGTGGTGCCGGATGACTTCTTCGCTGGGGTCGGGGTTGTGCTTGAGCAGTTCGGCCGAGGACATGATCATGCCGGGCGTGCAGAAGCCGCACTGCAGGCCGTGTTCCTCCCAGAAGCCGGTCTGGAGCGGGTGCAGGTCGGCGACCGTGCCGAGGCCCTCGATGGTCGTGACCTCCATGCCGTCGGCCTGGACGGCCAGGACGGTGCAGCTCTTCACGGCGTCGCCGTTGACGTGCACGGTGCACGCGCCGCACTGGCTGGTGTCGCAGCCCACGTGCGTGCCGGTCAGGGCGAGTTCTTCGCGGAGAAAGTGGACGAGGAGCGTTCTGGGCTCCACGTCGCGGGTATAGGTCTTGCCGTTCACCTGAAGCGTGACGTTCATGAGGTCCTCCCACGGAATCGGTGGTGGTGCTGAGAGCGGTTCCAAACAGATTTTCTGACCGTCCCCATTCAAACACATGAAGGTTGGAAAAGGGTGTTGCCCTTCATGCCATTCAGGACGGCGAGGACTGCCGCGCGGGCGTGGCGTCCTGCACCGGCCGTTCCGGCAGGTACCGCAGCGCCAGACCCGCCAGGAAGGCGGCCAGCGCGAGCAGGGCCAGCGCAGGCCAGGCGGACGTCCAGGCCCAGCCGGAGGTGGCGGCCGCGTCCCCCGGTGCATCCATGAGGCCCAGCGACCCCAGGTCACGGGTGATGGTGGGCAGACCGACGGCCGCGCCGGGAGCGCTGTACCCGCCAGGAAGTGGGGAGTACAGGCGGGTGACATACCGACCGTCGGCCGTGGGCTGGAGCGAGATGGGCCAGGGGCCGTCCGGGCCGTCCAGGGTGATCCGGGCCGTCGGGGCCGTGACGAGCAGATCGGCGCCAGCCCGGCGCAGCGTCGGTGCGCTCAGGGCCTGCCCACCGTCGAGAGGCGTCCCGCGCACCAGCGGGGCGAGCAGCGCCGGGAACTCCGGCCGGTCGCCCAGGGAACCGCTGGCTGCGGGATTCAGGGCCAGGGCCGTGACGCTCCCGAGGCCCACGCGCCACGTGGCGGCCAGCGGATCGGCGGTCGCGCCGGTGCCCACGAGCCCCAGGGCGGTCGCCCCTGGCTTGAGCGTGGTTCTCACGTACTGACGGAGCGTGAACGTGGGGCCACCGGGCCACTGCGCCGCGAAC
The Deinococcus sp. KSM4-11 DNA segment above includes these coding regions:
- a CDS encoding glycoside hydrolase family 13 protein; its protein translation is MSGAHWLFPHHDGSETYVPEPHARLGGTVDVLLRVPHGSDVTSAWVRVINDGEPELVAASLDRRTARDTWLRARLPVVNPVVSYRWLLDGGPYGYQWLNGSGLQQHDVPDAADFRISVFEPPPSWATDTMYQIFPDRFARAVERSAPAWAVPADWDDPVIGEGPDTPRQFYGGDLDGVAAHLDHLASLGVGTIYLTPFFPAESNHRYNASTFNEVDPLLGGDEAMARLSAAARERGMHLMGDLTTNHCGNTHEWFQAGLADPDSAEAGFFFYTEHPHAYDAWWGMPEMPIFDHRSAELRRRLYDGPDSVVARWLGPQALAAWRIDVANMTGIHGDINLSHLVATTIRKTMASVTSENFLQAESNHDASRDLLGDGYQGTMNYAAFTRPLWQWLLPPQEQPYRHTKYPVLPNLPGGPVVAAMRAVSGVTPWQATLHAMNLIGSHDTHRIASLLGDARLVDVAFGMLAAYPGVPMIYAGDELGLEAMGPEYARIPMPWAHPERWNTHRLESTRALFQARAASEALRRGGLRWLWVGDDVLVFLREAPGETVLVQAARASYKPVRLPVGVVGTHLTGLAGTPDVEAGADGTVALPADGPAFGLWRLAAVE
- a CDS encoding DEAD/DEAH box helicase, with product MTVAAPNLSKLLPAAPPGNLLLLPQVARAALFAAFPGPAVLLTTPDRLGSYATAGALGAPVTVNPGLRDWDARHEHVVLDVNTALDLFPARPEDHALNLRVGSSYPREALLERLERLGYDRGEEPGYELRGDTLELRLAPGAGLPAEAEAGLWVRAEFFGDELDTLRLLAPGELTGEKAQFFILEPTPEYLTEVKWDATRLELLPGRVFLDSPEFYASSLGILTDTLWPRLAAREVTSFGRAPLGLPDLDTGLTALPFYRARLNDLERDVTEWRQAGYRVLILVRHDRTAAYLADKLLNTHEIPWLKIPRVEEGQVGFLRAAGEGGFAIPEHRTVILTEDLIYGFQGGSALRGKRLGGKPVTDALGLHVGDYLIHPEHGIGQFLGLETLTVLGVTRDYLDLEYRNGAHLRVPIEQLPVLRRHPGTTDDPPVLSSFDKKDWARAKDKARKNAEEVAGKLLVQYAARQVTPGNAFPPQPEWDEQIAKNFSFDLTADQVVALKDTMRDLEKPNPADRLISGDVGFGKTEVALRAAHRVVGHGRQVAILVPTTLLAEQHTSTFIERFKGLPVRVEGLSRFTSPQHARQILSDLKAGKVDILIGTHRLLSGDIEFKDLGLIIVDEEHRFGVSQKEKLRALRGLPPITKEGKIEIPEGIRAVDTLALSATPIPRTLYMSMVGLRDMSSIQTPPKGRRPIQTVLTPFDPITVRDAIVSEIERGGKVFYIHDRIASIAARSLYLRTLVPEARIGVAHGRMNEEELEEIMLGFEQGAFDVLLSTTIVETGLDIPEANTILIERADRLGLAQLYQLRGRVGRRSVSAYAYLFYPPRLTENAQRRLWAIADLQDLGSGHLLAEKDMEIRGVGNILGEEQHGHVQAVSIDVYTEMLAEAVAKLKGEKMQAPVNISIDLPINARLSPEYFEQDEEARIATYGRLSDSRTLQAISRVERDLRKKYGPPTPEVQNFIDLAKLRLTAAAKRVLSIGGTMTELQVTFAYKTLDYDAAGLKRYPHKTEVQTFPPSVKIEKRGIKPDEYARTLIDLLGYFG
- a CDS encoding DUF1345 domain-containing protein, with the protein product MSLPNPPRRHALRRMLIALVIGSAAGLLTPPTWTLDARLLTGWIVVCTAVMVQLWPKMMRSGPARTRELATLEDDSRALAGTITTTAAVVSLVGVGFLLSDAHSSKGAAEFLYTGLAVLTVAASWLLVQTEYTLHYARRYYRDGRGIVFPQGDGELEEPTYWDFAYLAVTIGMTYQVSDTDLNTRGMRRLLLGHAILSFVFGTVIIAVTINGIAGLIQ
- a CDS encoding xanthine dehydrogenase family protein subunit M, whose product is MYPANFDYQKAESVDQAIQALAANPDLKIIAGGHSLLPAMKLRLAQPPALLDVWGLKELKGITRDGDWFVVGAMTTHADVLRSDLPLFPEVAGWVGDPMVRNRGTIGGSLAHADPSADYPAAALALGVEFVIRGPNGERTVKADDMFTGMFESAVQPGELLTHIRIPATIQASAYEKFRHPASHYAVVGVAVARHADGEVRAAYTGAAERAHRLTKLEDAVKNGTAVPTSLVDAGDLLGDRFASADYRAHLVDVLSARAIKRLG
- a CDS encoding xanthine dehydrogenase family protein molybdopterin-binding subunit, producing MTDSRSEKYFGQALKRKEDPRFITGTGNYTDDIVIPGALHCAMVRSPYPHAKIVAINTDSVKDLPGVVRVLTGQDVKEAGLGSIPVGWLLPELKTPAHPAIALDEANHVGDIVAVVIAETRAQAEDAAAALEVDYHALPAVATAGAAVKDGAPLVHDDVPGNVAFHWEIGDEAATTEAFNAAPRKISVQLKNHRLVANPIEPRSSLAQFTPASGEYLLYTTSQNPHIHRLILAAFVMSIPEHKLRVISPDVGGGFGTKIFQYQEEVIVLLATRLLGRPVKWTARRSEAFVSDVQGRDHETVAQLAVSDDGKILGFRVNTLANLGAYQTLFAPAVPTYLYGTLLNGVYKMPAIHAKVTGVMTNTVPVDAYRGAGRPEATYLIERIVDMAAHELGMDPAEFRRKNFIQENEFPYQTPVALVYDSGNYEPALDKAMNMMNYAGLREEQKRGKGSNKIMGVGLISFLEACGLAPSALVGQLGAQAGQWESSLVRVHPTGKVELFTGSHSHGQGHETAFPQIAADELQIPIEDIDLIHGDTGRMPYGWGTYGSRSAAVGGSALKMALGKITTKMKRIAAHLLEASVDDVEHEGGVFRIKGAPEKSKTFFDIALMAHLAHNYPEDLEPGLEATAFYDPKNFVYPFGTHIAVVEIDTDTGHVKLRNYGCVDDCGPLINPLIAEGQVHGGIAQGMGQALLEDAAYDDEGNFLAGTYMEYAMPRADDVPTFQIGHTVTPSPHNPLGVKGIGEAGTIASTAAVASAVMDALWTECGITHLDMPYTAEKVWKAIRDARGSQPQAADD
- a CDS encoding (2Fe-2S)-binding protein, producing MNVTLQVNGKTYTRDVEPRTLLVHFLREELALTGTHVGCDTSQCGACTVHVNGDAVKSCTVLAVQADGMEVTTIEGLGTVADLHPLQTGFWEEHGLQCGFCTPGMIMSSAELLKHNPDPSEEVIRHHLEGNYCRCTGYHNIVRAVQHAAKAMQGAQTQAADD